ttttatatgttttgtattttttaccgctatatttatatatgatatTGCTTTGAAGTTTGAATAGCCGATTGTTTGTTAAGCACTTAGCCCCAGCCCTAATAATTTATGCTAGATCCGCCCCAGCACGTGATCATGACAGAGGGCGTGATCTATATGAAAGGCCGCCCACCATGGGCACTGCACGTTAGGATGTTTTACTCGCGAATCGGACCTTCTAACGTGACGACGTTTTCTTCAAGACTTATGTGATGCACACTGATGATtctttctaaaaaaagaaaaacaaactgTTGATTCTTGAACCATGCATGCGACCATGCGTTGATTCACGAGTCCTCTCACTCAGACTGTCGGACATTTGCTTTTGACATTCTACGTAGTTACGAATGCAATGCATACTTGCAGTGAAGCACTCGATCACTTCACTTTGAGAAGATAATCTGCTGGCTtcgctcaaaaaaaaaaaagcctggCTTGAAAGCGGAGATGCCACAAGAAACAAGCACAAGAAAGCAGTTACGGGCGAAGCAAAGTTGCACGAGATTCAGCGATTCAAGAAAGCAGGCAGGCTCCGGTAGTCCTGTTATCTGCCGATGACCTGGTCCAGGGCAGCTCTCATATGCCTTTCGTCTTGTCTTCTGGTGAAACGGGCCCCAAGAGTTTTTTTTGACACAAACGGGCCCCAAGAGTTGATTCAGGAAGGAGAAGGCCTATGAACTGATGGGCTGCAAATATCTAGATGTTTCCATGGTGTTCTATGTCAAAGTCACCAAAACTAACAATGATGAggggtatttgattttttaccaTTCTGTCATTTAGTATAGTGGTAAATTTGTCACTGACTTCATTGTTATAAACTCAAGAGAATTCATTTATCATCCTCATCGAGGAATTACCACTCCGATAGAATATAAAAAGTTAGATATTCCCAACGGTGAAGGTGAAACTAACCTCTCGTACCATCAGACCTGGGAACCGTCAATTGGGCATCCAGTCCTTTTTCTTCTAAACCATTGTTGCATGATATGGGAACCTTATATATTTATTGGTGACGATTACAAATCATTCCTGTTCTGCGGAATCAATTCGATTCAGCAAAAACAATGGTTAAGGCAGTGTTAGTGGGTTAGGTTGGCACAGATGGGCTAGccacaacaataaaaaaaatacaaacgaGAATCATATAAAGGATTGGTTTTATTAGTGATTGTCCATTCAAATGAAAGATATCGATATCTTGCCAGAATATAAGAGTAGGTTTTGTGTGCATTAGTGATGTGACTGcagtaaatttgtttcatacaCCGAGGTAATAATATATCTGTAGCAGTTCCTAGTTATTCTTTAGTTTACACCAAGGAGAGCCAATAATATATCATATGTATTGTTTTAAtgtttttaaaactaataaaTAGCATGTCTTTGTGGATAAACTTTTCCATAAACATAGTTTTGCGGATGAAAAACACTTAGCCTATATTTCTTCTAACATAAGTAATACAGGGATAACAAATCTACATCAAAGGAAGTATATTACAAATCCAAAGAAATTACAAAGTAAAAACTCTACATCACATCAAAGGAAGTAGCCAACTGAATGATTTCATTATTCATCAATTAGATTACAACGCACATCATTTGCTTACCAATTTTCTGGCGCAATATAATTTTCTAGCTAGCTTTATCACACAGCAAATTCAGTTAAAATAAACATTATTTGGCTGATAGATATGTTCACTCTTAACTGACGTACAACTGAAAATACTTGATTCTTCCTTTTAGTAGCATCCATATTTCCAACAACAGAAAATCAATAATTTATGAAGGCTCTCTAGGTAGAAATCATGTTCCAATTGAATGGTTAATACAAACATAAAATACCATAGTAAGAATATGagaatgaaaaaaatagaaagagtACATTATTGAATCCAACAATGAGGTTTTCAGTTTCTCACAATCTCTACTACAGTTACACTTGCCGCAATATCTCATATTGTTGGCTCTGCTATTGCGGTTGCTCACCTTGCCAAGCCCAGACAATGTCCTTCAGTGCTGGCCTAATGTCTTGTTTCATAACCTTCTGATACTCAAGGGTGTCACCACTGGTTTTCTTAATCTCCACCACATGAAAGTTTGGTGTGATCTGAAATATCTCAGTATTTATAGACATCACACCTTTTCTTCCTGGTTTCGAGCCTTCCATCTTCAACAATCCACCATCTTTCTTTGTAAGCCTTAGTCGCAAGCTCTTTGCAATTTCCTCGAGCTTTGTGATGATTGTTGAAGCTGTGTTGGTAGATGTGAATTTAGACTCCTCCTTGTTAGGACTCTCCCCAAACATACCAgagagatcaaatccatttgAAAGAGAAATGATGTCGAAAGCATTCAAATTAGTAAGTTTTTCTCTTGCTTGCTTGCCCTCAATTGTACTGCTATTTATGGAATCAAAAGCCAAATCCATATCAACAGGCACAACATCCTCTATTGGATGCACGGTATAATTGAACCAGCTTGCATCAAGACCAGTTCTAAACCAAGGATTTTCCATTATTTCTGCCATAGAGATCCGTGTActagggtttggatgaagaatACGCCGCAAAAGTTTCCGAACATCTGAACAAAACCAGCTTGGCCATTTAAGTTCCGCTTTGCAAATTTTCTTATACATGTGCATCAAATTCTTTTCTTGAAAAGGAAGATAACCTGCCAACAATACATAGAGGATCACTCCACAAGCCCAGATGTCAGCTTTTGCACCATCATATCCTTTTCTGTGAATTACTTCTGGAGCAACATACGCAGGAGTACCACAACTCGTGTGGAGTAACCCATCTTGTCGCTTGCAATCTGGAAGTGCACTCAAACCAAAGTCTGATATCTTTAAATTGCGATTTTCATCGAGAAGAAGATTTTCAGGCTTCAAATCACGGTGATAAACCCCTCTACTGTGACAAAAGTCAACAGCACTAATTAGCTGTTGGAAGTACTTCCGAGCAACATCTTCTTTCAGCCGTCCACGTTGAACCTTGTTGAACAACTCTCCTCCCTTGACATACTCTAGCACAAAATATATCTTAGTTTTCGTGGCCATCACCTCATACAATTGGACAATGTTTAGATGCCTCACCAACTTCATCACAGAAATTTCTCGACTTATTTGATCCATAAGACCGCACTTCAAGATCTTCTCTTTGTCAATCACCTTGATGGCAACACTCTGTGTAGTCTTCACATTACGAGCATGGTAGACTTTAGCAAAACTCCCTTTGCCAAGTAACTTCCCTATCTCGTATTTCTCCATCAGAATATTCCCTTTCTCTACCATCTTCACAGTGTGTTATGCACAACAGAAGCGATGATTTTGAAACCTGAAGAGGTGGTGATGACCACTCAATGATGTGGAGGGAGTCTGTAATAAATGACCAGCGATTTCAGCCGTCTCTACCAAGATGGTAATCTAACATGATGGTTGAGCTGCCGCATCTAGCCCCATTGTGCGTGTGCGCATGGAGCAATGGTTGTGCATATGCTTGTACTTCAA
The nucleotide sequence above comes from Phragmites australis chromosome 4, lpPhrAust1.1, whole genome shotgun sequence. Encoded proteins:
- the LOC133916144 gene encoding CBL-interacting protein kinase 10-like produces the protein MVEKGNILMEKYEIGKLLGKGSFAKVYHARNVKTTQSVAIKVIDKEKILKCGLMDQISREISVMKLVRHLNIVQLYEVMATKTKIYFVLEYVKGGELFNKVQRGRLKEDVARKYFQQLISAVDFCHSRGVYHRDLKPENLLLDENRNLKISDFGLSALPDCKRQDGLLHTSCGTPAYVAPEVIHRKGYDGAKADIWACGVILYVLLAGYLPFQEKNLMHMYKKICKAELKWPSWFCSDVRKLLRRILHPNPSTRISMAEIMENPWFRTGLDASWFNYTVHPIEDVVPVDMDLAFDSINSSTIEGKQAREKLTNLNAFDIISLSNGFDLSGMFGESPNKEESKFTSTNTASTIITKLEEIAKSLRLRLTKKDGGLLKMEGSKPGRKGVMSINTEIFQITPNFHVVEIKKTSGDTLEYQKVMKQDIRPALKDIVWAWQGEQPQ